A stretch of Rubinisphaera margarita DNA encodes these proteins:
- a CDS encoding ABC transporter permease subunit/CPBP intramembrane protease, translated as MTWRNIRLIFFREVADQLRDRRTLFMVVILPLLLYPAMGIGMMQMTLLFSEQPRTVVILGAESLPSPPLLSQDGSRILDHWFVAEGDSQTLQVVSDLPNDEEASPRTPTEQEALQLAREIRLRLDELKRLRDGVKSLAESDPEMVAMKQGQIESLLEEIAEYFARANIQVLIVIPKGFDEYIRRENQRLAAREPNLDNELRLQPTIIRNSANEKSLIAYGRVREAFDSWEQAVLSERLAMADLPADLTQPINAERVDLAKGEELAANVWSKLFPAMLVIMAMTGAFYPAVDLGAGEKERGTMETLLICPALRSEIVVGKFLTVLLFSLITALLNLVSMGVTGLHVLNTAGGGELSAVGDVAIPGLDVLVWVGILAIPLAALFASLSLAFALFAKSTKEGQYYLTPLLTVTMGLTVFCLSPAVELTPFYSLIPVMGPALLLKGMLLTSNSQPGLMWYVIPVLVSSFAYSGLALAWAIDQFQREEVLFREAERFNVRLWIRHLLRDKESIPSFSEAIFCFVMIMLLQFALLKTFGSALQNAPEGQESWTMLRLLVVQQLVIIACPALFMGILLTNNPLFTFQLRLPRAKYLLLGLLLPLLLHPVVVELAMRLAWFFPSLPPHAQAALATMSDGSVPWIWLILAFAVAPAICEELAFRGFILSGFRHSGRHGLAITLSGILFGVMHMIPQQVFNASLLGVLLGLLAIKSGSIIPCMLFHLVNNAMGVLHGNLGAIREQNDWVGHWTQQLTVTSELGTTYRLSVVLIAGLLGGLLIAWLIKQRTIPLPVQGPQSAES; from the coding sequence ATGACGTGGCGTAACATACGATTGATCTTCTTCCGGGAAGTTGCCGACCAGCTTCGTGATCGACGCACGCTGTTCATGGTGGTCATCCTGCCGCTGTTGCTTTACCCGGCCATGGGCATCGGAATGATGCAGATGACGCTGCTCTTCTCGGAGCAGCCACGAACCGTGGTCATCCTTGGAGCCGAATCCCTGCCGAGTCCGCCGCTGTTGTCGCAGGATGGCAGCCGCATTCTGGACCATTGGTTCGTTGCCGAAGGAGACTCGCAAACCCTGCAGGTCGTCTCGGATTTGCCCAACGATGAAGAGGCTTCACCGCGAACTCCCACGGAGCAGGAAGCGCTTCAGCTGGCCCGGGAGATTCGGTTGAGGCTCGATGAACTCAAGCGGTTGCGGGATGGGGTCAAGTCACTGGCCGAGAGTGACCCGGAGATGGTCGCGATGAAGCAGGGGCAGATCGAGTCGCTGCTCGAGGAGATCGCCGAGTACTTTGCCCGTGCGAATATCCAGGTGCTGATCGTCATTCCCAAAGGCTTCGATGAATATATCCGCCGTGAAAATCAACGGCTCGCCGCTCGCGAGCCGAACCTGGACAATGAACTTCGTCTCCAGCCGACCATCATCCGCAACTCGGCGAACGAGAAGTCGCTGATCGCCTACGGGCGGGTCCGCGAGGCGTTTGACAGCTGGGAACAGGCGGTGTTGAGCGAACGGCTCGCCATGGCCGATCTCCCCGCGGATCTGACACAGCCGATCAACGCCGAGCGGGTCGATCTGGCCAAGGGCGAGGAACTGGCCGCGAATGTCTGGAGTAAACTGTTTCCGGCCATGCTGGTGATCATGGCGATGACCGGCGCCTTTTACCCAGCCGTCGACCTGGGAGCAGGCGAGAAAGAACGCGGCACGATGGAAACGCTGCTGATCTGCCCAGCACTCCGGAGCGAGATCGTGGTTGGGAAGTTCCTCACCGTGCTGCTGTTCAGCCTGATTACCGCTCTGCTCAATCTGGTGAGTATGGGCGTGACCGGTCTGCATGTGTTGAATACCGCTGGCGGCGGGGAACTCTCCGCAGTGGGCGATGTGGCCATTCCGGGACTCGATGTCCTGGTCTGGGTTGGCATCCTGGCGATTCCCCTGGCAGCTTTGTTCGCCTCGCTCAGTCTTGCCTTCGCTCTGTTCGCCAAGAGTACGAAAGAAGGGCAGTATTACCTCACGCCGCTGCTTACCGTTACGATGGGCCTGACGGTGTTCTGCCTGTCTCCAGCCGTGGAGCTGACACCGTTCTACAGTCTGATTCCGGTGATGGGCCCGGCGTTGTTGCTCAAGGGGATGCTGCTAACCTCGAATTCCCAGCCGGGACTGATGTGGTACGTGATCCCCGTGCTCGTCAGCAGCTTCGCCTACAGCGGACTGGCGCTCGCCTGGGCGATCGATCAGTTCCAGCGCGAGGAAGTCCTGTTCCGGGAAGCCGAGCGGTTCAACGTGCGGCTGTGGATTCGACACCTGCTGCGGGATAAGGAATCGATCCCCAGTTTCTCCGAAGCGATCTTCTGCTTCGTGATGATCATGCTGCTGCAGTTCGCGCTGCTCAAGACGTTTGGCAGTGCGCTGCAGAATGCGCCGGAAGGCCAGGAAAGCTGGACGATGCTTCGGCTGCTGGTCGTGCAGCAGTTGGTGATTATCGCCTGTCCGGCATTGTTCATGGGAATCCTGCTGACGAACAACCCGCTGTTTACCTTCCAGCTGCGCCTGCCCAGGGCGAAATACCTGTTGCTTGGCCTGCTGCTACCGCTGCTTTTGCATCCGGTCGTTGTCGAACTGGCCATGCGACTGGCGTGGTTCTTCCCTTCGCTGCCGCCTCATGCCCAGGCCGCGCTGGCAACGATGTCGGATGGCAGTGTTCCGTGGATCTGGCTGATTCTGGCCTTCGCCGTGGCTCCCGCCATCTGTGAAGAACTCGCGTTTCGTGGATTCATTCTCTCAGGATTCCGTCACTCCGGGCGGCACGGGCTCGCGATTACGCTTTCCGGGATTTTGTTCGGCGTGATGCACATGATTCCCCAGCAGGTGTTCAACGCCTCGCTTCTCGGCGTTCTTCTGGGCCTGCTGGCAATCAAGAGTGGCAGCATTATTCCATGCATGCTGTTCCATCTGGTGAATAACGCGATGGGGGTGCTGCACGGGAATTTGGGAGCGATTCGGGAGCAGAACGACTGGGTCGGTCATTGGACGCAGCAGTTGACGGTGACTTCCGAACTCGGGACGACCTATCGCCTTTCGGTTGTCCTGATCGCGGGACTGCTCGGCGGTCTGTTGATCGCCTGGCTCATCAAACAGCGAACGATCCCGCTGCCCGTCCAGGGACCGCAGAGCGCCGAGTCATAA
- a CDS encoding coproporphyrinogen-III oxidase family protein, with the protein MSTDLPLTESTKTEVGSYFISNYPAYSVWNKPDIAQAREALESPADTSVPFGIYTHIPFCRKRCKFCYFRVYIQQNAKTIQRYVQAIDDELRMLSELPGVKGRRVDFAYFGGGTPSYLSSKQLLQLRDRLSQSVSWETAEEVTFECEPGTLNLEKVRTLKEIGITRVSLGVESFNDKILEINGRAHLSPEVERAYGWIQDVGFPQVNIDLIAGMIGETDENWHRNIDKALELAPDNITIYQMELPYNTIISQEMKETGAASPIADWPTKRRWVSEAMDRLLEAGYGVASGQEFIKNPETDRFLYRDHLFRGHDILPLGVSSFGHLQGIHYQNNDQLEPYIEIVESGELPINRAYVPSDRQKLIREFVLRLKEGVIDTGPMDEKYGVNVLEEFSEALENQERAGYLEVDGQTVRLTRKGLLQVDSLLPEYFEPQYRKIRYT; encoded by the coding sequence ATGTCTACCGATCTCCCGCTTACTGAGTCGACGAAGACTGAGGTCGGCAGTTACTTCATCAGCAATTATCCCGCCTATTCGGTCTGGAACAAACCAGATATCGCTCAGGCCCGGGAAGCGTTGGAAAGTCCTGCCGACACGTCTGTGCCGTTCGGGATCTACACCCACATCCCGTTCTGTCGTAAGCGCTGCAAGTTCTGCTACTTCCGCGTTTATATTCAGCAGAACGCGAAGACCATCCAGCGTTACGTTCAGGCCATCGACGACGAGCTCCGCATGCTCTCCGAACTGCCGGGCGTGAAAGGCCGACGGGTGGATTTCGCCTACTTCGGCGGAGGCACGCCTTCCTATCTCAGCTCCAAGCAACTGCTGCAGTTGCGCGATCGTCTCAGCCAGTCGGTTTCCTGGGAGACCGCGGAGGAAGTCACTTTCGAATGTGAGCCGGGCACATTGAATTTGGAAAAGGTCCGCACACTCAAAGAAATCGGGATCACCCGAGTCTCCCTCGGCGTGGAGAGCTTTAACGACAAGATTCTCGAGATCAACGGCCGCGCCCATCTCTCACCGGAAGTCGAACGGGCTTACGGCTGGATTCAGGACGTCGGCTTCCCGCAGGTCAACATCGATCTGATTGCCGGAATGATCGGCGAGACCGACGAGAACTGGCACCGCAACATCGACAAGGCGCTCGAACTCGCACCGGACAACATTACCATCTATCAGATGGAGCTCCCTTACAACACCATCATCTCACAGGAGATGAAAGAGACCGGCGCGGCCTCACCCATTGCCGACTGGCCAACAAAACGCCGCTGGGTCAGCGAAGCCATGGACCGCCTTCTCGAAGCCGGCTATGGCGTGGCCTCCGGGCAGGAGTTCATCAAGAATCCCGAAACCGATCGCTTCCTCTATCGCGATCACCTGTTCCGCGGACATGACATTCTGCCTCTGGGCGTCTCTTCGTTCGGTCACCTCCAGGGCATTCACTATCAGAACAACGATCAGCTCGAACCGTATATCGAAATCGTCGAATCGGGCGAACTGCCGATCAATCGTGCCTACGTGCCGAGCGATCGCCAGAAGCTGATCCGCGAATTTGTGCTTCGTCTCAAGGAAGGTGTGATCGACACCGGCCCAATGGACGAAAAGTACGGCGTCAACGTACTCGAAGAATTTTCCGAAGCACTGGAGAATCAGGAACGAGCCGGCTATCTCGAAGTGGATGGGCAGACGGTTCGCCTCACGCGGAAGGGACTCCTGCAGGTCGACAGCCTCCTGCCGGAATACTTTGAACCGCAGTATCGGAAGATCCGCTATACCTGA
- a CDS encoding outer membrane protein assembly factor BamB family protein, which yields MRMDELRFRTNLQRLGATRLILAFCLLVIAPAVVRAEEPATDDNWPSFRNGNMLHGVADSTLPAELKLLWSYETNDGIPGTPAIYDGHVYCGILDGYVVCLEAKTGKEVWKYRSITDPDPKTFAPGFKAAPLVTDAAVFIGDEEGIFHCIDRKTGQQKWTFETFGEIVSSASLIDDRVIFGSYDNSLYCLKAENGEQLWKFETEGYVNCTPAIVNGFTFVTGCDEQLRVIDVQTGEQIKHMPLNTYLIASPAIMGDELYVGTYASEVIAVNWKQLTTQWAFRGSVGDFPYHSSAALTGELVVVGGRDKMVHAINRRNGEEVWSFPTRGKVDSSPVIVGERVFVGSDDGQLYELDLKSGKERWKYRLGRKVPGSPAVGSQILVIGSAETNGKLFAFGQ from the coding sequence ATGCGCATGGACGAACTGAGGTTCCGCACGAATCTGCAACGACTCGGAGCGACACGACTGATACTGGCTTTCTGCCTGCTGGTCATCGCTCCTGCTGTTGTCCGAGCGGAAGAACCGGCAACCGACGACAACTGGCCGTCGTTCCGCAACGGGAACATGCTGCACGGCGTCGCCGATTCCACGCTCCCGGCTGAACTGAAACTGCTGTGGAGTTACGAGACGAACGACGGAATCCCGGGCACGCCGGCCATTTACGACGGCCACGTTTACTGTGGCATTCTCGATGGCTACGTCGTCTGCCTGGAAGCGAAGACCGGCAAGGAAGTCTGGAAGTATCGTTCGATTACCGATCCCGATCCGAAGACATTCGCGCCCGGATTCAAAGCGGCTCCCCTCGTGACCGACGCCGCCGTTTTCATTGGCGACGAAGAAGGGATCTTCCATTGCATCGACCGGAAGACCGGTCAACAGAAGTGGACATTCGAGACGTTCGGCGAGATCGTCAGCTCGGCATCTCTGATCGACGACCGGGTCATCTTCGGCTCTTACGACAACTCGCTGTATTGCCTCAAAGCCGAAAACGGCGAACAATTGTGGAAGTTCGAGACGGAAGGCTATGTGAACTGCACGCCGGCCATCGTCAACGGGTTCACGTTTGTGACCGGTTGCGATGAACAGCTGCGGGTGATTGACGTTCAGACCGGCGAGCAGATCAAACACATGCCGCTCAATACCTATCTGATTGCCTCACCGGCCATCATGGGGGATGAACTCTACGTCGGCACCTACGCCAGTGAAGTGATTGCCGTCAACTGGAAGCAACTCACCACGCAATGGGCGTTCCGCGGATCGGTGGGCGATTTCCCCTACCACTCCTCGGCGGCCCTCACCGGGGAACTCGTCGTCGTCGGAGGACGGGACAAGATGGTCCATGCCATCAATCGCCGCAACGGTGAAGAAGTCTGGTCGTTCCCGACCCGAGGAAAAGTCGACAGCTCGCCAGTTATCGTCGGCGAACGGGTATTCGTTGGCAGCGATGACGGGCAGCTCTACGAACTCGATCTGAAGAGCGGCAAGGAACGCTGGAAATACCGCCTCGGACGCAAAGTCCCGGGATCCCCCGCGGTCGGAAGCCAGATTCTGGTTATCGGCTCGGCGGAAACGAATGGAAAACTGTTTGCCTTCGGACAGTAA
- a CDS encoding iron-containing alcohol dehydrogenase, with product MTLSLQSTSSIDAPAAFDFSLPTRVVFGAGTLNRLGSLVREHDGSNVLLITDKGLTAAGHDQRAIASLSEAGLNVIRFDDVHPNPTTEDVQRGLDAIGSSKIDFIVGLGGGSSMDCAKGVNFLYSNGGRMEDYWGVGKASKPMLPFIAVPTTSGTGSEAQSFALIANAETHMKMACGDKKAAARVAILDPELTSTMPKSVAAVTAVDALSHAVETYVTRKRNSVSAMFSLQAWKLLTQAFPESFGEGDSPIARERMLLGAHWAGAAIEQSMLGAAHALANPLTAHFDTVHGIAVGVMLPHVVRFNSESVGPLYGELAEAAGLCRADDPQAADRLADHIAELIQLTGLPGTLDQAGVSRERFPVMAQEAARQWTGTFNPRPVDPDRLQELYECAWTN from the coding sequence GTGACTCTTTCCCTTCAATCGACGTCATCAATCGATGCCCCCGCTGCATTCGATTTCTCGCTGCCGACGCGTGTCGTGTTCGGCGCAGGGACATTGAATCGACTGGGCTCACTGGTCCGCGAACACGATGGTTCCAACGTTCTGCTGATCACCGACAAGGGGCTGACAGCCGCCGGCCACGATCAGAGAGCGATCGCCTCGCTGAGCGAAGCGGGACTGAATGTCATTCGCTTCGACGATGTTCACCCGAATCCGACAACCGAAGACGTCCAGCGCGGACTCGACGCAATCGGCAGCAGCAAGATCGATTTTATTGTCGGTCTGGGTGGCGGCAGCAGTATGGACTGTGCCAAGGGGGTGAACTTCCTCTACTCCAACGGCGGCCGGATGGAAGACTACTGGGGAGTGGGGAAAGCTTCGAAGCCGATGCTCCCGTTCATCGCCGTGCCGACGACTTCCGGGACGGGCAGTGAAGCCCAATCGTTTGCGCTGATCGCCAACGCCGAAACACACATGAAGATGGCCTGCGGCGACAAGAAAGCCGCGGCAAGGGTCGCGATTCTCGACCCGGAACTGACAAGCACCATGCCCAAAAGCGTGGCGGCTGTCACCGCGGTCGATGCACTGAGTCACGCGGTCGAGACTTACGTCACGCGGAAACGAAACTCCGTCTCGGCCATGTTCTCGCTGCAGGCGTGGAAGCTGCTCACACAGGCGTTCCCCGAATCCTTTGGTGAGGGTGATTCTCCGATTGCCCGAGAGCGGATGTTGCTGGGAGCCCACTGGGCGGGGGCAGCGATCGAACAGTCGATGCTTGGAGCAGCTCACGCTCTGGCTAATCCTCTGACCGCTCACTTCGACACGGTCCACGGGATCGCCGTCGGCGTGATGCTGCCGCACGTGGTCCGCTTCAACAGCGAGTCGGTTGGCCCGCTGTATGGCGAACTGGCGGAGGCCGCGGGACTCTGCCGGGCCGATGACCCGCAGGCGGCCGATCGACTTGCCGATCACATTGCCGAGTTGATTCAACTGACCGGACTGCCCGGCACTCTGGATCAGGCGGGTGTGAGCCGGGAACGGTTTCCCGTGATGGCTCAGGAAGCGGCTCGCCAATGGACGGGCACATTTAATCCAAGACCGGTTGACCCCGATCGTCTGCAGGAGTTGTACGAATGCGCATGGACGAACTGA